The sequence below is a genomic window from Sulfurihydrogenibium subterraneum DSM 15120.
ACTTCATAAGACCACCTCTTTAAAGTTCTCTACTTACAATGTAATCAGCTATAGATATTAGTATATCAGGATTTTTTAAGTATTTAACTTCTTGTTTTGCCTTTTCAACATAATCTTTGGCTATTTTTATCGATTCATCAAGTCCGTAAACAGAAGGATAGGTTATTTTATTCTTTTCTTTGTCTTTATGAAGTTTTTTTCCTACTTTTTCTTCATCACCTATTTCGTCAAGTATGTCATCCCATATCTGAAAAGCAATTCCTACGTAAAGCCCATAATTTTTGAGATTTTCCACTTCTTTCTGTGAAGCTCCAGCCAAAATGCCACCTACCTGACAGCATCCAGATATAAACTTTGCTGTTTTATGAGTGTGGATAAAGTCTATATCTTTAAAATTTTCTAAAATATCTCCTGCTTGACCACCTACCATTCCGTAAACACCAACACTGTTAGATATTACGTTTATAGCTTTTAATAATTTATCAGGACTAATCTTTCTATTACTACTTATCAACTCAAAAGCATAAGTAAGAAGCCCATCACCAGCTAAAATTGCTATAGCTTCTCCAAAAACTTTATGGCAGGTAGGTTTTCCTCTTCTTAGGTCATCATCGTCCATAGCAGGTAGGTCATCGTGAATAAGAGAATAAGTATGAATAAACTCAACACTTAGAGCCACATCTATAAAATCTTCAATATAAACATCAGGATTTACAGATTTTGCCGACTCTATAATCAAAATAGGCCTAATCCTTTTACCACCAACTGTTAGAGAATACTCCATAGCATCAAAAAGCTCTTTGGGTATTCCTTTTGGAATAAAGTTTGTTAAATGCTTGTTTATAAGCTCAGCTTGTTTTTTTAAGTAGAGTTTAATATCAACCATGGAAATATTATATAATATTCTTCAAAAATTTAAAGGAGTAAAGCTTGTTTACCAAAATCGCAGGCTCAAAGTGGAAAAATATTGTTTTATACATAACAGCATTTGCGTTTGTCGCTACTTCTGTAGTTGCAGTTATAATATACAAACTAAGCGGAGAGATAAATGGAGCTGCAGAGGTAAACGGTAGAGAGATACCTATTTACGAGTTTAATTATACCTATGAAATGATTGGAAGAAACCTACAAAATCAAAATATAGATATCACTCCTTTTAAAAAAGAGATAGCAAAACAAGCTATAGAAACCCTTATAGAAAACGAGCTGATTTATCAAGAAGCTGAAAAAGAAGGTATAGTGGCAACTAAAGAGCAAGTTAAGGAGGAGCTTCTTAACATCCCAGCTTTTCAAGTAAATGGAAAGTTTGATAAAAACACTTACATCCAAATTATAAACTCTCTGGGTCTAACACCAGAAGGTTTTGAAGCGATACTTCAAAAACAAATTACAGTAAATAACTTAAGGTCTATACTACTATCAACGTTATACGTATCTAATGAAGAAGTAGAAACATTTACAAAAAAACAACTTACAAAAATATCAGGGGAAGTAACATTAATAAAACCAAAGGAACCTGTAATTACAGACCAGATGATAAAAGATTACTATGAAAAGCATAAAAGTGATTACACATTAAAAGAAGGGAAAAAAGTAGAAGTTTATAAAATAGATATAAACAAGGCAGGACAGGAAAAGGCAGAAAGTATAGCAAAAGATTTATTTATGAAAGCCAAAAATGGAAATTTATCAAACATTCCTACAGAAGTAGAAAAAGTCTTTGATGGTGAAGTATACGAAGATAAAAAACCAGAAAACATACCTCAAGACGTTTTAGACCTTTCAAAAGATAAAAAAGTCTCTTTCTCTAAAACAAACGATGCATACTACATCGGTATATATAAAGGAGACGTTTCACAATCTAAACCATTTGAAGAGATAAAATCAGAGATTACAGAAAAGTTAAAAAGACAAGAATATCAAAAAGCAGTAGAACAACTACATAAAACAACAGACATCACAGCTTTACTTTCAAACAATCCAGCAGAAAAAAATCAAATTTCTGATACAACCATACAAGAGTTTGTTGTAAAATATGGAATAAAACCAGACAGTTTAAATAACATCACCAGACTAAAAGTAGGAGAAAGCTCTAAACCTATAAACACAGAAAATGGCATTTTAATATTTAAACTCTCTCAAATTACAGAGCCAGATAAAGATAAAATGGAAGAGATGAAAAAAACTATAGAGCCTATGATTAAGGCACAAAAATTCAACGATATATACAAAATGTATTTAGACAATCTTAAAAAGAAAGCAAAAATTAAGATAAATAAGAGGTTGTTAGAAGGTGAATAAAAGCCCGTACGCTTTAGACTTTTTACGGCATCAGATAGAAGTAATAAAAAGCAATATCAAAAAACCAAAATATAGAGAACTTTTAAATCAAATATTTGAAAATAAAGATATGGTAGAACTTTTCGAAAAAGCAAAAGATAAAAAAACAAGAAATTACCAACACGGTATATTAGAAAGGACAGCATCTGTTGGGTCTTTAGCTTTATGTATGTACGATAACTACCCAACGATAGATATAGACCTTTTACTTATAGGAATAATACTATCAGGATTTAGAGACAGTTTAGGAAGACCTTTTTTTTATAAATATGTAAAAGAATATCCAGAAATAGCAGAATTACTATACAAAAAAAATAGAAAAAAACCAAAATTAGAGCATTTTTTATTTGATGAACTTTTTAAAATTGACGAAAAAGTTATTAACTTTATGAAAAAAAAGGAGGATGTGGATGGAAACTTTATTTGACAACGGTACACATAAAAACTTTTTATTAGAAGACTTTGGACACGGTGAGATGGTTCAGGCTAACGTCCATCTTATAGTTGATAGTGGAAAAGGTATGATACTTGACCCAGGAGGACATAAAGTATTTAAACATCTTCTTCAAGAGATAGGAGTTATAATAGGTGTTGATAACCTTCAATGGATATTTTTTTCACATCAAGACCCAGATATAGTTGCAGCTGCAAACGGATGGCTTATGACAACAAAGGCTAACGCTCTTGCATCTAAACTTTGGCTTAGATTTATACCTCATTTTGGAGTAGACAGGTTAGTTGCAGATAGAATAATAGGACTTGACGATGAAGGGGCAATAATAAAACTTGGTAATACTGACATTTACATACTTCCTGCTCATTGGCTTCACTCACCTGGAAATTTTCAGGTTTACGACCCAGTCTCAAAAATACTATACTCTGGAGACTTGGGAGCTTCTTTAGGGCAGGATTATATGTATGTTCAAAACTTTGAAGAACATATAAAATATATGGAAGGTTTCCACAGAAGGTACATAAACAGCGGAAGGGCATTGAAAAACTGGGCTAAAATGGTTAGACAGTTAGACATAGAGACAATAGCTCCTCAACACGGAGCAATTTTTAAAGGTAAAGATATGGTTAACAAATTTATAAACTGGGTTGAAAACTTAGAGACTGGTATTGATATAATGGACGAAGTTTACAAAATACCTACAAAAAGGCTAACGGTATAGTTGATAGAGCATTATTCTGTATTACATAGGGAAGTATTAGAATTTACGAAGGATTTAAAAGGAGGTTATTTTATAGATGCAACGGTTGGAGGAGGTGGACACTCCTACCTTATCTTGCAGCAAAATCCAAATCTGAAGCTGATAGGTATAGATAAAGATGAGTATGCTCTAAAAGTTGCAAAAGAAAAGCTCAAAGATTTTGAAGGAAGATTTACTTTAATAAAGTCTTCTTTTAAAGATATAGATAAAGTTGTAAATGATTTAAATGTAAATCCTATTGTAGGTGTTTTGTTTGACTTTGGAGTATCTCACTTTCAGCTTAAACTTCCAAGAGGTTTTTCATTTCAAAGAGAAGAACCATTAGATATGAGGATGGATACATCTTCTGAGTTAACAGCGTACTATGTTGTTAATTACTACTCAGAATCTCAGCTTTTTAACATAATATCCAAATACGGTGAAGAAAAGTTTGCAAAAAGAATAGCTAAAAATATAGTAGAGTATAGAAAAAAAAAGAAAATAGAGACGACAAAAGAGCTTGCAGACATTGTATACAAATCCTACCCTCCTAATTTAAGACATTCAAGAATACACCCTGCAACAAAAACATTCCAAGCTATAAGAATAGAGGTAAACAATGAATTAGTAGAGATAGAGGAAGCTTTAGAAAAGGCTATTCACATAATATCAAAAGGAGGAATCATAATTGCAATCTCCTTCCACTCTTTAGAAGACAGAATAGTAAAAAATACATTTAAAAAATACAAAGAGTTAAAGTTTTTGGAAATTTTGACGAAAAAACCAATAACACCAAAAGAAGACGAGATTAAAGAAAATCCGGCTTCAAGAAGTGCAAAAATGAGAGTGGCAAGGAGGATATAATGATAAGAGAGTTAATTTTAAATAAAAATGAAGTTTTAAATGATGTAAAATTAGGACTTTCAAGACATAAACTTAGCCTTATAGTTATAATGATTACTCTTTTGGCATTAGTATTATACAGCCAGCTAAATTATAAAATAGATAGGGAAATAGTCAAACTAAATGCTGAAAAAAATTATCTTATCGCAGAAAACTTTAAACTAAAAAATCAGATAACAGTCCTTTCTTCCCCTGAAAGAATAAGTAAAATTGCAAAAGAAGAAGGTGGAATGAAAAAGGTAGATTATAATCAGGTTAAGTTTATAGATGTAAATGAGTGAAAAAAAAACTTACTTTATTCTCGCGGTACTTTCTTTTTCATTTTTAATTGTATTAGGTAAGATTTTACAGATACAGGTTTTTGAGAGAGAAGAGTTTCAAAAAAGAATAGAAAGACAGTACTATCAAGAAGAAGAGATAATTTTACCAAGAGGTACTATATTTGATAGAAATGGAAAATTTATTGCTATAAGTATTCCTACATTGTCTGTTTACGTTATTCCAAAATACATTAAAGACAAAGAAAATACAGCAAAACAGCTCTCATTACTTTTAAAAATACCATATGAAGAATTAAGAAAAACTCTTTATGAAAGAAAAAACTACACTATAATCGCAACTAACGTAGATAAGTCTTTAAGACCACAACTGGAAAAAGTTAGGTTTGACCTAAAAGAATGGAACATTGGAATTTTAGATAACAGTATGAGATTTTATCCTTTTGGATTTACAGCAGGAAACGTTATAGGTTTTGTTAGTAAAAAGACTGGACTTGGACTTGAAGGAATGGAATATCAACTTAACGATTACTTAGGTGGAGGAAAAGCTAAACTTAGATTTTTAAAAGATGCAAGAGGAAATCTTATAGCAATTGAAAAAGCTGATATCCAGAAAAAAACCTACAACGCAGTATTAACTATAGATATGAACGTTCAACACATAGCGGAAGAGTCTTTAATGGAGCTAGTTCAAGAAAGGAATCCTTTAGAAGCTGCTGTTTTAATAATGAATCCCTACACTGGTGAAATACTGGCAGCTGCGTCTTACCCTAACTACGACCCTAATAACTATCAAGCTTATAAATACAGGAAAAACATCGTCTTTCAACACGCTTATGAAGTTGGTTCTGTTGCAAAACCAATATTTTTAGCAGAAGCTATAGATGAAAAAAAGGTTAATCTAAATGAGATAATAGACTGTCAAAATGGTGCAATATATGTAGATGGGGTAAGGATTAGAGACCATAAAAAATTTGGATTTTTTACTCCTGTTCAGATAATTCAGCACTCTTCTAACGTAGGAGCAATAAAGATTGCATTAAGGTTAGACTCAAAAGCTGTCTATAAAAGACTAAGGGATTTAGGGTTTGGTCAGAAAACAGGAATATTCTCGGGAGAGGCAAGCGGTTCTTTAAAAGAAGACTACAGACCAGTTAATATAGCTTACGCATCTATAGGTCAAAACTGGACTACAACTGTCTTACAGGTTGGGGTTGCCTACTCAGCTTTTGCAAATGGTGGATATTTAGTAAAACCTATGCTTCTAAAAGGTTTAACTGAAGATTCTGGCAATTACGTAAAAGTCTTTCAACCACAGGTTGTAAAAAAAGTTTTAAGTGATGAAAGTATTGAAAAATTAAAACCAATACTAAAACTTGTAGTAGAGGATGGAACAGCAAAATCTGGAAAATCAGATTTCTTCACAATTGCAGGGAAAACTGGTACAGCTCAAAAGTACGACCCTGCAATAAAAGCTTTATCTAACACAAAGTGGTACACCTGGTTTGCAGGGTTTTTCCCTGTAGAAAAACCAATGTTTACTGTTGTGGTATTTGCAAACGAACCAAAACCTAAGTTTGCCGGAGAGCACATAGGTGGAGGTGGAGTTTCTGCAACAGTTTTAAAAAATTTAGTTGACAGAATTATGTTTTACTACAAACAAAAACCTGATAAGGTCAAGAATTCAAATACTGCTTTATCTTCTGAGCAACAGAGGTAGGGATACCTAATTTTTTCAACTCTTCATCAGGAGCTTTTAAGATGTTATCAAGGGTTTTATAAGTTCTGTAAAGCATTTCTTTTCTTTTTTCTCCTATTCCTTCTATGTTGTCTAAAACGCTTTTTAGTCCTTCTTTCTCTCTTAATTTCCTGTTGTAGCTGATGGAAAACCTGTGAGCTTCGTCCCGAAGTTGAGTAAAAAGTTTTAAAAGCGGTAAATTGTCAAAAAGCTTTATCTCCCTTCCGTCATCAGTGTAAAGTATCTCTTCCTTTTTTGCTATAGAAAACACTCTTATATTTAAGCCTAACTTTTCTCTTACTTCTATTCCTTGAGAGAGCTGACCTTTTCCACCGTCTATTAAAACTAACTGGGGAGGATTTTCCATCTCTAAATATCTTTTAAATCTTCTTGTAAGGACTTCTCGTAATGAAGCATAATCATCAACTTTGTCAACTGTTTTCACTCTAAACCTTCTATATTCTCTCTTATTCATATAACCTTCTTCCCATACTACACAAGACCCAACAGTAAACTCTCCTTGTAAGTGGGATATATCAAAGCATTCTATCCTTTTTGGAAGTGGAAAGTTAAATGTTTCTTTAAAAGCAGTTTTTAGAGTCTCTAAGTCTGCTACGTTTATATTTCTATCTATAAAGTTTTTAATCTGTTGTGGAATTGTGTAATCTATTTGGACTTTTTTATTTTTACTTTGATAAAGCCACTGTTTAAAGTTTTCAATTTCTTTAATCTCTTTGTTTAGAATTATCTTCTCTGGAATGTAGTTGTTTTCATAGTAAGAAGTTAAAACAAAAACTTCACTACCTTCTTCAAAATCTTGATTGGATATCTTCAGTTCTTCTTTACCTATTATAGTATGACCTCTTACAACTATAAGAAAAACTCTTCTATCAATAAAGTAAAAAACGTCAGCTTCTTGAATAGGTATGCCTAATACTTCTTGTTTTTTAACAACAGCTTCTATGGCTTTTATCTGGTCTCTTACTATACCAGCTTTTTCAAACATAAGTTTTTGAGTGTAAATGTTTATTTTATCGTAAAGGTCGTAAAGCACATCTTTAACGTTTCCTGATAAAAATGTTTTTGCTACCTTTGCATCTTCGTTATATTCTTTTTTTGATATTTTATTTGCACAAGGTCCTGAGCATAAACCTAAATGATAGTCAAAACACACCATGTTTCTAACGGGCATGGGGTCACAGGTTCTGAGTTTGAAAAGTTTATGGATAAGGTCTTTCATGTATCTTGCTGTTTTTGCAGGTAAAAAAGGTCCAAAGTAGCTTCCTTTAATCTCTCCATATTTTCTACTTATTTTAACTGTTGGGTATTGTTCATCAGTAATAACTATCATAGGATAGCTACTTCCTGATTTTAGCCTTACGTTATACTTTGGTTTGTACTGTTTTATAAGTTCATTTTCAAGGACGAAAGCTTCATAGTCAGATTTTGTTATTATCCACTCTATCTGACTGCTTTCTGCAAATATCTTTCTCTCTTTTGGGTCTGTTTTTATCTGTTGATAATGGTTTTTTAAACGGTTTTTTATATTAACAGCTTTACCTATATAAATATACTGTTTCTTTTTATTTTTAAAAAGATAGACCCCTGACTCTTGGGGAGCGTTTTCTATAAAATCTAAAGCCCACTCATAACTCATGATAGAATAAATTATAGCATGGAAAAGAGATTTTCAATTTATTTTACTTTATGGTTTTTTGCTTTTATTTTGATAGTTTCTAACATCTGGGGTATTTCAATATTCAGCCTTGACGAAGCAAAAAATGCCTCTTGTGCAAGGGAGATGTTAGAAAGAGGGGATTTAATAGTTCCAACCTTTAACTACGAGCTTCGGACGGACAAACCTCCCCTGCATTACTACTTTATGATGATAGCCTATAAAATCTTTGGAATAAATGAATTTTCTGCAAGATTTTTTTCTTCGTTGTTTGGAAGTTTTACCGTTTTAATCACTTTCTTTTTTGCTAAAAGAGTTTTTGATGAGAAAGTAGCATTTTTAGGTTATCTAATTCTTCTATCTTCTCTACACTTTGTGTTTCAGTTTCACATGGCTGTCCCAGATCCTTTTTTAATTTTCTTTTTAACTGCAGCTATTTTTAGTTTTTATACTTTTTACAACGAAGGTAAAAATTTGTTTTTATGGCTTTTTTATATTTGTATAGGTTTTGGAATACTTTCAAAAGGTTTAGTTGCTCTTGTTCTACCTTCTTTTACAATTTTAGTTTTCTTGGTTCTAAGAAAAGATTTAGTATTTTTAAAAAGTATGAATGTTTTAAAAGGATTATTTATCATAACTTTAATATCTCTTCCGTGGTACATAGCTGTAGGTTTAAAGACAGACTGGGTTTGGGTTAAGGAATTTTTACTAAAACATAACATATCAAGATTTTCTGACTCTATGGAAGGACATGGAGGTATATTCTTAATAACTTTTCTGTTTGTTTTTGTTGGAATGCTTCCTTTTAGTGTATTTTTACCACAAACTGTAAAAGAAATTATAAAAAATAGAACAAACTCTACGGTTTTATTTCTGTCTTTATTTGTATTCATATACACGCTATTTTTCAGTATATCTAAAACGAAGCTCCCTAACTACACAGTTGTTGTCTATCCTTCGTTGGCAGTTTTGATAGGTTTTACTTTAGTTAAGCTAAGAAATTACAGATATTTTTACAGTTTAATTTTTTATTTTATCTTGACGTTGATTCTTCCTATTGCTCTTTACTTTTCCTTAAAAAATGATAGTAATCTTTACTTAGTAGCTCGATACTCATTTTTCTTCTTTATTTTAACAATTGGAGCTGTATTATCATTAATCTTTTATAAAGACGTCAAAAAGGTTATCATCTCTCTATCATTGTCCTCTATTTTGATGACTTTGGTTTTCTTCTTTGTTTTAATGCCAAGAGTAGATAAAGAATCTTCTGTAAAAATAATACTACCATACATAGACAAAAACCTGCCAATCGGCTACTACAAAAGATACAATCCTGCCTTTTCTTTTTATCTTAAAAAGAAAATAGTTAAGTTAGAGAGTCCAAAAGATGTAGAAGAGTTTATAAAGCAAGGTAAAGTTAACATACTTACAAGGGAAGAGTTTTTAGAAGAGCTAAAAGATATAAAAAATTTAAAAGTTATAGTTAAAAAGAAAGACCTTTTTGAAAATCCTACTTCTGTATTGCTAAAAAACTTTTAAGCTAACTTGGTTGTTATAATAATTTAAAAAAATTTAAAAGGAGAGTATATTGAAAGTAAGAATTGGTACAAGGAAAAGCCAACTTGCACTTTGGCAGGCAAACTACATAGCAAACTTGATTAATCAAATTCAAGGCGTAGAAGTAGAGCTTGTAAAAATTACAACCTCTGGAGATAAGATATTAGACGTTCCACTTGCAAAAATAGGAGGAAAAGGTCTATTTGTAAAAGAGATAGAAGATGCATTGTTAAAAGGAGAGATAGATATAGCAGTCCACTCTCTAAAAGATGTTCCTACACAGCTTCCAGATGGACTTGATATAGTTGCAATTACAGAAAGGGAAGACCCAAGGGATGCCTTTTTATCTGTTAAATATAAATCTTTACAAGACCTGCCTACAGGTGCAGTGGTAGGTACAAGCAGTTTAAGAAGAAAATCTCAAATTATGAAAATGAGAAATGATTTGACAATAAAAGATTTAAGAGGAAACGTTGACACAAGAATAAGAAAACTTGAAGAAGGTAGGTATGATGCCATAATCCTTGCTTACGCTGGATTAAAAAGGTTAGGACTTGACAGTAAAGTTTCCTACATCTTTTCCCCTCAAGAGATGGTTCCTGCAGTCTGTCAAGGATTTTTAGGTATTGAGGCAAGAGTTGACGACGAAAGGATAAAGAAAATATTAGAGCCAATAAACAATCAAGAAAGCTTTGTAAGAGCAACTGCAGAAAGAAGTTTCTTAAAAACATTAGAAGGAGGATGTCAAGTTCCACTTGGAGCTTACTGTGAGATTAAAGAAGGCTACATCTACATAACAGGCTTTATTGCAGATTTAGAAGGAAAAACTTTTGTAAAAGAAAGCTTATCTGAAAAGATAATAGATACAAATCAAGCAAAAGATTTAGGTCAAAAACTTGCAAACATACTACTTGAAAAAGGTGGTAAAGAAATATTAACTAAAATTTATAACTTGTGATAGAATAAATATTTAAGAAAAAAATTACGGATGTCGAAAAGTGGAAATTTATAAAATTCTAAAGTCAGAGAGGGAAAAAAGAAAACTAAGTATAGACCAGTTATCAGAAGAAGTTGAGATTCCAGTATATATATTAGAAAAGTTAGAAAATGATGAAAACTACGCAACAAAAGACCCTTACGGAAAATTATACGCAAAAAAGGTACTAAAATTCTTTAATATAGACATTCCTCAAGAAGAAAAACAGATAGTTTTAGAAGAGAGTCCTAAAATAAACTTAAAAATATTAAACCCAATAGTTAAAATTTTGCCTCATACTTTTACATTAATAATATTAACCCTCTTTATCTATGCAAACGCAAACTTCTTTTCAAAAAGTGCAGATATTACAGTAAATCAAAAGTCAGAAAAGCTCGAAAGTTCATCTAATCCTGTCGACCAAGACCAAAAAATTATAGACAGTATTACCCTTGTATCAGAAGGAGACGTGTGGATTACTATCTCTGTTGACGGAGAAAAAAGTATAATCAATCTAAAAGAAGGAGAAAGTAAAACAATTCACTTTAACAACAAAATAGTATTTGAAACTATAGGAAGTGCAGATAAGTTAAAGATAATATACGATGGAAAAGAAGTTAAAATATCAGGAAGAGAGATTGTTCACAATGTTTTTGTTGACTCAGAAGGTATTTTTTACAATGGATATAATGTTTTAAGAGGTGTTCCTAAGATTTGATTCCACCTAAAGAAGCTATAGAAAAGGCGATATCAGAAGTATCAGACAAAGTAAAAGAGAGAATCCAGCAGTTTAAAAACCTAAAACATAAATGTATTACAACTTTTGATTTTAAACCTTTTTTAGATGTACAACCCTACCAAGCTGATGTATTCTCAGAGGCTTGCTTTTGTATACTAACAG
It includes:
- a CDS encoding polyprenyl synthetase family protein; this translates as MVDIKLYLKKQAELINKHLTNFIPKGIPKELFDAMEYSLTVGGKRIRPILIIESAKSVNPDVYIEDFIDVALSVEFIHTYSLIHDDLPAMDDDDLRRGKPTCHKVFGEAIAILAGDGLLTYAFELISSNRKISPDKLLKAINVISNSVGVYGMVGGQAGDILENFKDIDFIHTHKTAKFISGCCQVGGILAGASQKEVENLKNYGLYVGIAFQIWDDILDEIGDEEKVGKKLHKDKEKNKITYPSVYGLDESIKIAKDYVEKAKQEVKYLKNPDILISIADYIVSREL
- a CDS encoding peptidylprolyl isomerase, which codes for MFTKIAGSKWKNIVLYITAFAFVATSVVAVIIYKLSGEINGAAEVNGREIPIYEFNYTYEMIGRNLQNQNIDITPFKKEIAKQAIETLIENELIYQEAEKEGIVATKEQVKEELLNIPAFQVNGKFDKNTYIQIINSLGLTPEGFEAILQKQITVNNLRSILLSTLYVSNEEVETFTKKQLTKISGEVTLIKPKEPVITDQMIKDYYEKHKSDYTLKEGKKVEVYKIDINKAGQEKAESIAKDLFMKAKNGNLSNIPTEVEKVFDGEVYEDKKPENIPQDVLDLSKDKKVSFSKTNDAYYIGIYKGDVSQSKPFEEIKSEITEKLKRQEYQKAVEQLHKTTDITALLSNNPAEKNQISDTTIQEFVVKYGIKPDSLNNITRLKVGESSKPINTENGILIFKLSQITEPDKDKMEEMKKTIEPMIKAQKFNDIYKMYLDNLKKKAKIKINKRLLEGE
- a CDS encoding MBL fold metallo-hydrolase, coding for METLFDNGTHKNFLLEDFGHGEMVQANVHLIVDSGKGMILDPGGHKVFKHLLQEIGVIIGVDNLQWIFFSHQDPDIVAAANGWLMTTKANALASKLWLRFIPHFGVDRLVADRIIGLDDEGAIIKLGNTDIYILPAHWLHSPGNFQVYDPVSKILYSGDLGASLGQDYMYVQNFEEHIKYMEGFHRRYINSGRALKNWAKMVRQLDIETIAPQHGAIFKGKDMVNKFINWVENLETGIDIMDEVYKIPTKRLTV
- the rsmH gene encoding 16S rRNA (cytosine(1402)-N(4))-methyltransferase RsmH; amino-acid sequence: MIEHYSVLHREVLEFTKDLKGGYFIDATVGGGGHSYLILQQNPNLKLIGIDKDEYALKVAKEKLKDFEGRFTLIKSSFKDIDKVVNDLNVNPIVGVLFDFGVSHFQLKLPRGFSFQREEPLDMRMDTSSELTAYYVVNYYSESQLFNIISKYGEEKFAKRIAKNIVEYRKKKKIETTKELADIVYKSYPPNLRHSRIHPATKTFQAIRIEVNNELVEIEEALEKAIHIISKGGIIIAISFHSLEDRIVKNTFKKYKELKFLEILTKKPITPKEDEIKENPASRSAKMRVARRI
- the ftsL gene encoding cell division protein FtsL — protein: MIRELILNKNEVLNDVKLGLSRHKLSLIVIMITLLALVLYSQLNYKIDREIVKLNAEKNYLIAENFKLKNQITVLSSPERISKIAKEEGGMKKVDYNQVKFIDVNE
- a CDS encoding peptidoglycan D,D-transpeptidase FtsI family protein, with protein sequence MSEKKTYFILAVLSFSFLIVLGKILQIQVFEREEFQKRIERQYYQEEEIILPRGTIFDRNGKFIAISIPTLSVYVIPKYIKDKENTAKQLSLLLKIPYEELRKTLYERKNYTIIATNVDKSLRPQLEKVRFDLKEWNIGILDNSMRFYPFGFTAGNVIGFVSKKTGLGLEGMEYQLNDYLGGGKAKLRFLKDARGNLIAIEKADIQKKTYNAVLTIDMNVQHIAEESLMELVQERNPLEAAVLIMNPYTGEILAAASYPNYDPNNYQAYKYRKNIVFQHAYEVGSVAKPIFLAEAIDEKKVNLNEIIDCQNGAIYVDGVRIRDHKKFGFFTPVQIIQHSSNVGAIKIALRLDSKAVYKRLRDLGFGQKTGIFSGEASGSLKEDYRPVNIAYASIGQNWTTTVLQVGVAYSAFANGGYLVKPMLLKGLTEDSGNYVKVFQPQVVKKVLSDESIEKLKPILKLVVEDGTAKSGKSDFFTIAGKTGTAQKYDPAIKALSNTKWYTWFAGFFPVEKPMFTVVVFANEPKPKFAGEHIGGGGVSATVLKNLVDRIMFYYKQKPDKVKNSNTALSSEQQR
- the uvrC gene encoding excinuclease ABC subunit UvrC, with amino-acid sequence MSYEWALDFIENAPQESGVYLFKNKKKQYIYIGKAVNIKNRLKNHYQQIKTDPKERKIFAESSQIEWIITKSDYEAFVLENELIKQYKPKYNVRLKSGSSYPMIVITDEQYPTVKISRKYGEIKGSYFGPFLPAKTARYMKDLIHKLFKLRTCDPMPVRNMVCFDYHLGLCSGPCANKISKKEYNEDAKVAKTFLSGNVKDVLYDLYDKINIYTQKLMFEKAGIVRDQIKAIEAVVKKQEVLGIPIQEADVFYFIDRRVFLIVVRGHTIIGKEELKISNQDFEEGSEVFVLTSYYENNYIPEKIILNKEIKEIENFKQWLYQSKNKKVQIDYTIPQQIKNFIDRNINVADLETLKTAFKETFNFPLPKRIECFDISHLQGEFTVGSCVVWEEGYMNKREYRRFRVKTVDKVDDYASLREVLTRRFKRYLEMENPPQLVLIDGGKGQLSQGIEVREKLGLNIRVFSIAKKEEILYTDDGREIKLFDNLPLLKLFTQLRDEAHRFSISYNRKLREKEGLKSVLDNIEGIGEKRKEMLYRTYKTLDNILKAPDEELKKLGIPTSVAQKIKQYLNS
- a CDS encoding ArnT family glycosyltransferase: MEKRFSIYFTLWFFAFILIVSNIWGISIFSLDEAKNASCAREMLERGDLIVPTFNYELRTDKPPLHYYFMMIAYKIFGINEFSARFFSSLFGSFTVLITFFFAKRVFDEKVAFLGYLILLSSLHFVFQFHMAVPDPFLIFFLTAAIFSFYTFYNEGKNLFLWLFYICIGFGILSKGLVALVLPSFTILVFLVLRKDLVFLKSMNVLKGLFIITLISLPWYIAVGLKTDWVWVKEFLLKHNISRFSDSMEGHGGIFLITFLFVFVGMLPFSVFLPQTVKEIIKNRTNSTVLFLSLFVFIYTLFFSISKTKLPNYTVVVYPSLAVLIGFTLVKLRNYRYFYSLIFYFILTLILPIALYFSLKNDSNLYLVARYSFFFFILTIGAVLSLIFYKDVKKVIISLSLSSILMTLVFFFVLMPRVDKESSVKIILPYIDKNLPIGYYKRYNPAFSFYLKKKIVKLESPKDVEEFIKQGKVNILTREEFLEELKDIKNLKVIVKKKDLFENPTSVLLKNF
- the hemC gene encoding hydroxymethylbilane synthase, with translation MKVRIGTRKSQLALWQANYIANLINQIQGVEVELVKITTSGDKILDVPLAKIGGKGLFVKEIEDALLKGEIDIAVHSLKDVPTQLPDGLDIVAITEREDPRDAFLSVKYKSLQDLPTGAVVGTSSLRRKSQIMKMRNDLTIKDLRGNVDTRIRKLEEGRYDAIILAYAGLKRLGLDSKVSYIFSPQEMVPAVCQGFLGIEARVDDERIKKILEPINNQESFVRATAERSFLKTLEGGCQVPLGAYCEIKEGYIYITGFIADLEGKTFVKESLSEKIIDTNQAKDLGQKLANILLEKGGKEILTKIYNL
- a CDS encoding helix-turn-helix domain-containing protein — protein: MEIYKILKSEREKRKLSIDQLSEEVEIPVYILEKLENDENYATKDPYGKLYAKKVLKFFNIDIPQEEKQIVLEESPKINLKILNPIVKILPHTFTLIILTLFIYANANFFSKSADITVNQKSEKLESSSNPVDQDQKIIDSITLVSEGDVWITISVDGEKSIINLKEGESKTIHFNNKIVFETIGSADKLKIIYDGKEVKISGREIVHNVFVDSEGIFYNGYNVLRGVPKI